From bacterium, a single genomic window includes:
- a CDS encoding nucleotidyltransferase family protein, producing MAIQIESAMLLAAGLGKRLQPLTLTTPKPLLPLDGELLIDHQLRYLRAAGIKRVAINLYHLGQLIRDHAGSGAEYGLEIFYSEEATLLGTGGGIKNAARFFGRSPFVALNADALIMADIKNLVRRHTESGAEATIAVKKLSSEDDYTPISISEDGAVRAFGEGDHFFTGLSILGPEIFDALPAAGQEACLIKDGFKQLMARKGKLNSMAYEGYFNDLGTPERYEQAKRDIAEGKFKLLID from the coding sequence ATGGCGATCCAGATCGAAAGCGCAATGCTTCTGGCCGCAGGCCTAGGCAAGAGGCTTCAGCCTCTCACCCTCACGACGCCGAAGCCGCTGCTCCCCCTCGACGGCGAGCTGCTGATAGATCACCAGCTTCGATACCTCAGGGCCGCGGGCATAAAGAGGGTCGCGATAAACCTCTACCATTTGGGACAGCTGATTCGCGATCACGCCGGATCCGGAGCCGAATACGGGCTGGAGATATTCTATTCCGAGGAGGCCACGCTCCTCGGCACTGGCGGCGGAATCAAAAATGCAGCCAGGTTCTTCGGCCGCAGTCCGTTCGTGGCGCTCAACGCCGACGCACTGATCATGGCCGACATAAAAAACCTCGTGCGCCGCCACACCGAGTCGGGCGCAGAGGCGACGATCGCGGTGAAGAAGCTCTCCTCGGAGGACGATTACACCCCGATTTCGATCTCGGAGGACGGGGCCGTGCGCGCATTCGGCGAGGGAGATCACTTCTTCACAGGACTTTCCATCCTGGGGCCTGAGATATTCGACGCCCTCCCGGCAGCAGGCCAGGAGGCCTGCCTCATAAAAGACGGGTTCAAGCAGCTCATGGCGCGCAAAGGCAAACTCAACTCCATGGCGTACGAAGGTTACTTCAACGACCTGGGCACGCCGGAGCGCTACGAGCAGGCGAAAAGGGATATCGCTGAAGGAAAATTCAAACTGCTGATCGACTGA
- a CDS encoding phosphotransferase: protein MSDMKKTVEKLISEETGCRSRVSEITKLHGDASYRTYYRAAMADGATFIVMQMPEGRSSASEEITNFKGAHEELPFINVARFLSGLGLPVPAIHHYSQADRLMILEDLGDEIMAKRVESAGEDVRLEWYARALELLITMQRRTADSGPRTCIALARSFDATLLNWEFDHFREYCVEARQGKEMETDDRETFERETRKISAAIEAMPYGFTHRDFQSRNLIIRGKALYLIDFQDALTGPRVYDLVALTRDSYVNLADSTVDHLLRAYAAEAGRDPSAVRGEFDLVTVQRKLKDAGRFVYIDRVKKNPDFLKYIPTSLGYVRSALERLPEYAGLKDLIEKYLPDWS, encoded by the coding sequence ATGAGCGACATGAAAAAAACCGTAGAGAAATTGATCTCAGAAGAGACCGGATGCCGCTCCAGGGTGAGCGAGATCACGAAGCTCCACGGCGACGCTTCATACCGCACCTATTACCGCGCCGCGATGGCTGACGGCGCCACCTTCATAGTGATGCAGATGCCCGAGGGCCGCTCGTCGGCCTCCGAGGAGATAACCAATTTCAAGGGCGCGCACGAAGAGCTCCCGTTCATAAACGTCGCAAGATTCCTCTCCGGCCTCGGCCTGCCGGTCCCGGCGATCCACCACTACAGCCAGGCGGACCGGCTGATGATACTCGAGGATCTGGGCGACGAGATCATGGCGAAGAGGGTCGAGTCCGCAGGCGAAGATGTGAGGCTGGAGTGGTACGCCAGGGCCCTGGAGCTGCTGATCACCATGCAGCGCCGCACCGCTGACAGCGGGCCAAGGACGTGCATCGCGCTCGCCCGATCCTTCGACGCGACGCTGCTCAACTGGGAGTTCGACCACTTCCGCGAGTATTGCGTCGAGGCCAGGCAAGGGAAAGAGATGGAGACCGACGACAGGGAAACCTTCGAGCGCGAGACGCGAAAGATCAGCGCCGCCATCGAGGCCATGCCGTATGGATTCACGCACCGCGATTTTCAGAGCCGCAACCTCATCATAAGGGGCAAGGCCCTCTATCTCATCGACTTCCAGGACGCGCTGACGGGGCCAAGGGTCTACGACCTGGTGGCGCTCACGCGCGACTCGTACGTGAATCTAGCGGATTCCACGGTCGACCATCTGTTGCGCGCCTATGCCGCAGAGGCGGGCAGGGACCCATCGGCGGTCAGGGGCGAGTTCGACCTCGTGACCGTGCAGCGCAAACTCAAGGACGCAGGCAGGTTCGTGTACATCGATCGGGTGAAGAAAAATCCGGATTTTCTGAAGTACATCCCGACATCGCTCGGCTACGTGCGCTCAGCCCTGGAGAGACTGCCCGAATACGCCGGGCTCAAAGACCTGATCGAAAAGTATCTGCCCGATTGGAGTTAA
- a CDS encoding IPT/TIG domain-containing protein has protein sequence MRAISAIAALIMLAASCGGTSSDYNPNVPTNSPPIVSRVDPSAGSVGDEISIFGLGFSIAYPEDIVVVGGAATSATSYRLLDNPTASEIEAITFTVPADAALGEGPIYVQVDGNSSNVDVSFTVIP, from the coding sequence ATGAGAGCGATCTCTGCGATAGCGGCTTTGATCATGCTTGCGGCCTCGTGCGGCGGCACCAGCTCCGATTATAACCCCAACGTGCCCACAAATTCCCCGCCCATAGTCTCCAGAGTCGATCCCAGCGCAGGAAGCGTGGGCGACGAGATATCGATATTCGGATTGGGATTTTCAATAGCCTATCCTGAGGACATAGTCGTCGTAGGAGGAGCCGCCACCAGCGCCACGAGTTACAGGCTTCTGGACAATCCGACCGCAAGCGAGATCGAGGCCATAACCTTCACAGTGCCGGCGGATGCGGCGCTCGGCGAAGGCCCCATATACGTCCAGGTCGACGGCAACTCGAGCAACGTCGACGTGAGTTTCACGGTGATCCCATGA